From a region of the Janthinobacterium sp. 61 genome:
- a CDS encoding flagellar biosynthesis protein FlhB produces the protein MADSSTGDKTEKASQQKLKKSRQEGQVVRSRDLSTALGILISMKVFIYLLPGYLQSFRELFAMAFMPLDSKGALENAMSMAFTTSVGLLIKMIVPLFCVPLFVVLGSLIPGGWVISSKNWMPKMERLSPAKNLGRLIAPKHAFEFGLSIAKAAVLGMVLVHVSRSSLTQYVDLQHRPLQQAMLDGSALMLDGLMALISVFVLFAIIDVPAQAFFFARNQRMSKQDVKEEHKSSEGRPEVRQRIRQLQQQIGRRSVRKTVPDADVVIVNPEHYAVALKYDQDRAEAPFVVAKGVDEMALYIRQVAKEHNIETLELPPLARAIYNTSQVQQQIPVQLYQAVSQVLNYILQLKAFRSGQRAAQPVLPTEMAVPSHLSEVVPS, from the coding sequence ATGGCGGATAGCAGCACCGGCGACAAGACAGAAAAGGCCTCACAGCAAAAGCTGAAGAAGTCGCGACAGGAAGGGCAGGTGGTGCGCTCGCGCGACCTGTCGACGGCGCTGGGCATCCTGATCAGTATGAAGGTCTTTATTTACCTGCTGCCGGGCTACCTGCAAAGCTTTCGCGAGCTGTTCGCCATGGCCTTTATGCCGCTCGACAGCAAGGGCGCGCTGGAAAATGCCATGTCGATGGCGTTTACGACGTCGGTGGGCTTGCTGATCAAGATGATCGTACCGCTGTTCTGCGTGCCACTGTTCGTCGTGCTGGGCTCATTGATCCCTGGCGGCTGGGTCATCAGCTCGAAGAACTGGATGCCGAAAATGGAGCGCCTGAGCCCGGCCAAGAACCTCGGTCGTCTGATTGCGCCCAAGCATGCTTTTGAATTCGGCCTGTCCATCGCCAAGGCCGCCGTGCTGGGCATGGTGCTCGTGCATGTGAGCCGCTCCAGCCTGACGCAGTACGTGGACTTGCAGCACCGGCCCCTGCAACAGGCCATGCTCGATGGCTCGGCGCTGATGCTCGACGGCTTGATGGCGCTCATTTCCGTCTTCGTCCTGTTTGCCATCATCGACGTGCCGGCGCAGGCGTTTTTCTTTGCCCGCAACCAGCGCATGAGCAAGCAGGATGTCAAGGAAGAGCACAAGAGCAGCGAAGGCCGGCCCGAAGTGCGCCAGCGCATCCGCCAGCTGCAGCAGCAGATCGGCCGGCGCAGCGTGCGCAAGACCGTGCCCGACGCCGACGTGGTGATCGTCAATCCCGAGCATTACGCCGTCGCGCTCAAGTATGACCAGGACCGCGCCGAGGCGCCGTTTGTCGTTGCCAAGGGCGTCGACGAGATGGCGCTGTATATCCGGCAAGTGGCGAAGGAACACAATATAGAAACGCTGGAGTTGCCGCCGCTGGCGCGCGCCATCTACAACACCAGCCAGGTACAGCAGCAGATTCCCGTGCAGCTGTACCAGGCCGTGTCGCAGGTACTCAACTACATCCTGCAATTGAAAGCATTCCGGTCCGGGCAGCGTGCTGCCCAGCCCGTATTACCCACCGAGATGGCCGTGCCATCTCATTTGAGCGAGGTAGTCCCTTCATGA
- a CDS encoding FliM/FliN family flagellar motor switch protein, giving the protein MTILTKTDQTVRHQVLDSCLLGRPVHLLHVFGAQLRDDLAVALRQPMSRRYWGNFQVDAVTLSRAENEDSVNRWLSFSTPAGQTGFTLERQILLSVLNYRYGSAGAKGVLPDPAQVRVTATEERLAVVLGQQLVNSLFARVHKNLQTLGKSSDIDTSAEFAVQSGVHPSRGSWIVTVALSDVEAGQSGHFWFSLDKRLMTDVLRGLLPERAQAKKALRSVRPLASRLQVTLEGRLVSKQVQLGALFDLRVGDVIPVSLSRTDVMLDDSRLFTAAVSEHKGKLCLTSFEDVE; this is encoded by the coding sequence ATGACAATCCTTACCAAGACAGATCAAACTGTGCGCCATCAAGTCCTCGATTCCTGTCTGCTTGGACGTCCTGTCCATTTGCTGCATGTATTCGGCGCCCAGCTGCGCGACGACCTGGCCGTGGCGCTGCGCCAACCGATGAGCCGTCGCTACTGGGGTAATTTCCAGGTCGACGCCGTGACCTTGTCGCGCGCCGAAAACGAGGACAGCGTGAATCGCTGGCTGAGTTTTTCCACGCCGGCCGGCCAGACGGGCTTTACGCTCGAACGGCAGATACTCTTGAGCGTGCTGAACTATCGCTACGGTAGTGCCGGCGCCAAGGGTGTGCTGCCCGATCCGGCGCAGGTGCGCGTGACGGCCACGGAAGAGCGCCTCGCTGTGGTGTTGGGACAACAGTTGGTGAACAGTTTGTTCGCCCGCGTCCACAAAAACCTGCAAACATTGGGCAAAAGCAGCGACATCGACACCAGTGCCGAGTTTGCCGTGCAGTCGGGCGTGCACCCGTCGCGCGGCAGCTGGATTGTCACCGTGGCGCTCAGCGACGTCGAAGCCGGGCAGAGCGGCCACTTCTGGTTCTCGCTGGACAAGCGCCTGATGACCGACGTGCTGCGCGGCTTGCTGCCCGAGCGCGCGCAGGCGAAGAAGGCGCTGCGCAGCGTGCGCCCGCTCGCTTCGCGCCTGCAAGTGACGCTGGAAGGCCGGCTCGTCAGCAAGCAGGTGCAACTGGGCGCCTTGTTCGACTTGCGCGTGGGCGACGTGATTCCTGTCAGCCTCAGCCGTACTGACGTCATGCTCGACGACTCCCGTCTCTTTACAGCTGCTGTTTCCGAACACAAGGGCAAGCTCTGTTTAACCTCCTTTGAAGATGTCGAATAA
- a CDS encoding flagellar hook-basal body complex protein FliE, producing the protein MSNELAGLIKADLAALSNDAHALGASIAPAAQFGAPEQSGFSFAQSMKDAIGKVNGDDRMAAQKMSDVDSGKSDDMVGAMLASQEASLSFSMLMQVRNKVMGAVDELIKLPL; encoded by the coding sequence ATGAGCAACGAACTCGCAGGTTTGATCAAGGCCGATCTGGCAGCACTGAGCAATGATGCGCACGCCCTGGGCGCCAGCATCGCCCCGGCCGCCCAGTTCGGCGCACCGGAACAATCCGGCTTCTCCTTTGCGCAAAGCATGAAAGACGCCATCGGCAAGGTCAATGGCGACGACCGCATGGCCGCGCAGAAAATGAGCGACGTCGATAGCGGCAAGAGTGACGACATGGTCGGCGCCATGCTGGCCAGCCAGGAAGCGAGCCTGTCCTTCTCCATGTTGATGCAAGTGCGCAACAAGGTCATGGGCGCCGTCGACGAACTCATCAAACTGCCTCTGTAA
- a CDS encoding flagellin has translation MLSLHTNNASLSAQNSIAKTQSQLSTSMTRLSTGYRINSAMDDAAGLQIATRLKAQTSGMTVAMSNTQNSTSMLQTAEGAFGEVTNMLIRMKDLATQAADASSNVDDKKAMQAEFDALGSELANVMTNTTFGGSLLLGDGTGATGTLSSAMTFQIGASSTEKMSIDVTAGMTGLAAALKAVSASFSTAGAAGTELTAAANTAIGNLTTAIDKVGTVRSALGAAANRLDHINSNLSNIATNTKAATGRIMDVDFATESSNMTSSQMLLQAGTAMLKQSNSMSSMVMSLLQ, from the coding sequence ATGCTGAGCCTGCATACCAACAATGCGTCGCTGTCCGCGCAAAATTCGATTGCTAAAACACAATCGCAACTGTCCACCTCGATGACCCGCCTGAGCACAGGCTACCGCATCAATTCGGCCATGGATGACGCGGCCGGCCTGCAGATCGCCACGCGCTTGAAAGCTCAGACCAGCGGCATGACCGTTGCCATGAGCAACACCCAAAACAGCACCTCGATGCTGCAAACGGCTGAAGGCGCGTTTGGCGAAGTCACCAACATGCTGATCCGCATGAAGGACCTGGCCACCCAAGCTGCCGATGCCTCGTCGAACGTGGACGACAAAAAGGCCATGCAGGCAGAATTCGATGCCCTGGGCTCGGAACTGGCCAACGTCATGACCAACACCACCTTCGGCGGCAGCTTGTTGCTGGGCGATGGCACGGGCGCCACCGGCACGCTGTCGTCGGCCATGACCTTCCAGATCGGCGCGAGCTCGACGGAAAAAATGTCGATCGACGTCACCGCCGGCATGACCGGCCTGGCAGCTGCCCTGAAAGCCGTATCGGCCAGCTTCTCCACCGCCGGCGCCGCCGGTACGGAATTGACGGCAGCGGCCAACACCGCCATCGGCAACCTGACCACCGCCATCGACAAAGTCGGCACCGTACGTTCGGCACTGGGCGCTGCCGCCAACCGTCTCGACCACATCAACAGCAACCTGTCGAACATCGCCACCAACACCAAGGCCGCTACCGGCCGTATTATGGATGTTGACTTCGCCACCGAAAGCTCGAACATGACATCGTCGCAAATGCTGCTGCAAGCCGGCACCGCGATGCTGAAACAAAGCAACAGCATGTCCTCGATGGTCATGTCCTTGCTGCAATAA
- a CDS encoding FliM/FliN family flagellar motor switch protein, translated as MNMTDTNQSETLLEDLGDDMIIDQGDVSDVASTRARRDIPQMMRKIPVTLTLEVGSARISLEELMAIGPESVIELDMLAGEPLVIKVNGTPIGRAEVVVAGENYGLKVIDLDGLNLDLMTA; from the coding sequence ATGAATATGACCGATACCAACCAGAGCGAAACCCTGCTGGAAGACCTGGGTGATGACATGATCATCGACCAGGGCGACGTGTCCGACGTGGCCAGCACCCGCGCGCGGCGCGACATTCCGCAGATGATGCGCAAGATTCCCGTCACGCTGACCCTGGAAGTGGGCTCGGCCCGCATTTCGCTGGAAGAACTGATGGCCATCGGCCCGGAAAGCGTGATCGAACTCGACATGCTGGCCGGCGAACCGCTGGTGATCAAGGTCAACGGCACGCCGATCGGCCGTGCCGAAGTGGTGGTGGCCGGCGAGAACTATGGCCTGAAAGTCATCGACCTCGACGGCCTCAATCTCGACCTGATGACAGCATGA
- a CDS encoding flagellin encodes MLSLHTNNASLSAQNSIAKTQSQLSTSMTRLSTGYRINSAMDDAAGLQIATRLKAQTSGMTVAMSNTQNSTSMLQTAEGAFGEVTNMLVRMKDLATQAADASSNAQDKTAMQAEYNALGQELYNVMTNTTFGGSLLMGNGTGTTGTLSAAMTFQIGASSTENMTIDVKTNMVTLSASLLAATKNFAAAASTGASELTATANATIDLLATAINDVGTVRSALGAAANRLDHINSNLSNIATNTKAATGRIMDVDFATESSNMTSSQMLLQAGTAMLKQSNSMSSMVMSLLQ; translated from the coding sequence ATGCTGAGCCTTCACACCAATAACGCATCGCTGTCCGCACAGAACTCGATTGCCAAGACCCAATCGCAGCTGTCGACCTCGATGACACGCCTGAGCACCGGCTACCGCATCAACTCCGCCATGGATGACGCGGCCGGCCTGCAGATCGCCACGCGCCTGAAAGCCCAGACCAGCGGCATGACCGTTGCCATGAGCAACACGCAAAACAGCACCTCGATGCTGCAAACTGCTGAAGGCGCGTTTGGCGAAGTCACCAACATGCTGGTACGCATGAAGGATCTGGCCACCCAAGCTGCCGATGCCTCGTCGAACGCACAAGACAAGACCGCCATGCAGGCAGAGTACAACGCCCTGGGCCAGGAACTGTACAACGTCATGACCAACACCACCTTCGGCGGCAGCTTGCTGATGGGCAATGGCACTGGCACCACCGGCACGCTGTCGGCCGCCATGACCTTCCAGATCGGTGCGAGCTCGACGGAAAACATGACGATCGATGTCAAGACCAACATGGTCACCCTGTCGGCATCGCTGCTGGCCGCGACGAAGAACTTCGCCGCCGCTGCCTCGACCGGCGCGTCGGAACTGACCGCCACCGCCAACGCCACCATCGACCTGCTTGCCACGGCCATCAACGACGTGGGCACCGTACGCTCGGCACTGGGCGCTGCCGCCAACCGCCTGGACCACATCAACAGCAACCTGTCGAACATTGCCACCAACACCAAGGCTGCAACCGGCCGCATCATGGACGTCGATTTCGCCACCGAAAGCTCGAACATGACGTCGTCGCAAATGCTGCTGCAAGCTGGCACCGCGATGTTGAAACAAAGCAACAGCATGTCCTCGATGGTCATGTCCTTGCTGCAATAA
- the fliP gene encoding flagellar type III secretion system pore protein FliP (The bacterial flagellar biogenesis protein FliP forms a type III secretion system (T3SS)-type pore required for flagellar assembly.) — protein MKLAVPGLSRRRGALAAALAVPVLMLCCSSVGAQDLLSGVVPGAKTDLSVKMQILVVMTLLGLLPVMVMMMTSFTRFVIVLSLLRQALGLQQGLPNRIVTGIALILTLLVMRPIGDQVWKDAFVPYDRDQIGMQEALKIAEVPISRFMLAQTSKAALAQIAHLAGEPSTMRPQDHSFTVKLAAFVLSELKTAFQIGCMLFIPFLIIDLVVASVLMAMGMMMLSPLVISLPFKLLLFVLVDGWTLTVNTLVTSIQGY, from the coding sequence ATGAAGCTGGCGGTACCCGGTCTGAGCCGGCGCCGCGGCGCGCTGGCTGCCGCGCTGGCTGTCCCCGTTCTGATGCTGTGCTGCAGCTCCGTCGGGGCGCAGGATTTGCTGTCCGGCGTGGTGCCGGGCGCGAAGACTGACCTGTCGGTGAAGATGCAGATCCTCGTCGTCATGACCCTGCTCGGGCTTCTGCCCGTGATGGTCATGATGATGACCAGCTTTACCCGCTTCGTCATCGTGCTGTCCCTGCTGCGCCAGGCCCTGGGCCTGCAGCAGGGTTTGCCCAACCGCATCGTCACGGGCATCGCCCTGATTCTCACCCTGCTGGTCATGCGTCCCATCGGCGACCAGGTGTGGAAGGATGCGTTCGTGCCCTACGACCGTGACCAGATCGGCATGCAGGAAGCCCTGAAGATCGCCGAGGTGCCGATTTCGCGCTTCATGCTGGCGCAGACGAGCAAGGCTGCGCTGGCGCAGATCGCCCATCTGGCAGGCGAGCCGTCGACCATGCGTCCGCAAGACCATAGTTTCACGGTCAAGTTGGCGGCGTTTGTCTTGTCCGAACTCAAGACGGCGTTCCAGATTGGCTGCATGCTGTTCATCCCGTTCCTCATCATCGATCTGGTGGTGGCGTCGGTGCTGATGGCGATGGGCATGATGATGCTCTCGCCGCTGGTAATTTCGCTGCCGTTCAAGCTGCTGCTGTTCGTGCTGGTCGACGGCTGGACCCTGACCGTCAACACCTTGGTTACCAGCATACAGGGCTATTGA
- a CDS encoding flagellar biosynthesis protein FlhA produces the protein MNFLNRLVAEMRRHKFATPLFLLVILAMIILPLPPVLLDILFTFNIVLALIVILVSVSAKRPLDFSVFPTVILATTMLRLTLNVASTRVVLLHGHTGADAAGKVIEAFGNVVIGGNFVVGIVVFVILMIINFAVVTKGAERISEVSARFTLDALPGKQMAIDADLNAGLINQEKAQIRRKDVAAEADFYGAMDGASKFVRGDAVASILILIINMVGGVAIGSLMHDLSFGDAFRQYALLTIGDGLVAQIPALLLSAAAAILVTRISDSGDFEQQVAGQVLTSPTVIFSASGMMVALALIPGMPWFMFMTFAGVLAFVAWRLTKRVKGPDAAGMAAIEAALRDDKPAELEWQQLPAVQPLMVMLGYKLVGMVDKTQGEPLNKRVKGVRQSLSESMGLLLPNIGVRDDLALKPSQYAIVLSGTVVAQAEVQADRLMAIPSPNVYGQLDGIPGIEPAYGMPVTWIEPGEKAHALGLGYQVIEAPSVIATHLSKMVREYLPELFRHEDVSNMMERLTALSPKLAGALDKALTHTQMLRVFRVLLAENVSLKDIVPIATTLLDSSETTKDPILLAAEVRCALRRQIVSGLFGQKMEMQAFNLGGELENMLLGSLNQARQSGKVTLDNYPIDPHLLSQLQVNMPVAREQMKQQATPPLLLVLPQIRPLLARYARLFAPGLHVLSYNEIPENREVSIIGTVG, from the coding sequence ATGAATTTCCTGAACCGGTTGGTTGCCGAAATGCGCCGCCACAAGTTCGCCACGCCGCTGTTCCTGCTGGTGATCCTGGCGATGATCATCCTGCCGCTGCCGCCCGTGCTGCTCGATATCTTGTTCACTTTCAATATCGTGCTGGCTCTGATCGTCATCCTGGTCAGCGTGTCGGCCAAGCGGCCGCTTGATTTCTCCGTCTTCCCGACGGTGATCCTGGCCACCACCATGCTCAGGCTGACGTTGAACGTGGCGTCCACGCGCGTGGTGCTGCTGCACGGCCATACGGGCGCGGACGCGGCCGGTAAGGTGATCGAAGCCTTCGGTAATGTGGTGATCGGTGGTAACTTCGTCGTCGGTATCGTGGTCTTCGTGATCTTGATGATCATCAACTTCGCCGTCGTCACCAAGGGCGCCGAACGTATTTCCGAAGTGTCCGCGCGCTTTACCCTCGATGCCTTGCCGGGCAAGCAGATGGCCATCGACGCCGACCTGAACGCCGGCCTGATCAACCAGGAAAAAGCCCAGATCCGGCGCAAGGATGTGGCCGCTGAAGCCGATTTCTATGGCGCCATGGACGGCGCGTCGAAGTTCGTGCGCGGCGATGCCGTCGCCAGTATCCTGATTTTGATCATTAATATGGTCGGTGGCGTGGCCATCGGCTCGCTGATGCACGACCTGTCGTTCGGCGATGCTTTCCGTCAATACGCACTGCTGACCATCGGTGATGGCCTGGTGGCGCAGATCCCGGCGCTGCTGCTGTCGGCTGCGGCCGCCATTCTCGTCACCCGCATCAGCGATTCGGGCGACTTCGAACAGCAAGTGGCGGGCCAGGTACTGACTTCGCCAACGGTGATCTTCAGCGCGTCCGGCATGATGGTGGCGCTGGCATTGATCCCGGGCATGCCGTGGTTCATGTTCATGACCTTCGCCGGTGTGCTGGCCTTCGTGGCATGGCGCCTGACCAAGCGCGTGAAGGGACCCGATGCGGCCGGCATGGCGGCCATCGAGGCGGCCTTGCGCGACGACAAGCCTGCCGAGCTGGAGTGGCAGCAACTGCCCGCCGTGCAACCGCTGATGGTGATGCTCGGCTATAAACTGGTGGGCATGGTGGATAAAACGCAAGGCGAACCGCTGAACAAGCGTGTCAAGGGTGTGCGCCAGAGCCTGTCCGAATCGATGGGCTTGCTGCTGCCGAACATCGGCGTGCGAGACGACTTGGCCCTGAAGCCATCGCAATATGCCATCGTGTTGTCGGGCACCGTGGTGGCGCAGGCGGAAGTGCAGGCCGACCGCCTGATGGCGATCCCGTCGCCGAACGTGTATGGCCAGCTCGATGGCATTCCCGGCATTGAGCCGGCTTACGGCATGCCCGTCACCTGGATCGAACCCGGTGAAAAGGCGCATGCGCTTGGCCTGGGTTACCAGGTCATTGAGGCGCCCAGCGTGATCGCCACGCACTTGTCGAAGATGGTGCGCGAGTACTTGCCGGAATTGTTCCGCCACGAAGACGTCTCGAACATGATGGAGCGCCTGACGGCCCTGTCGCCCAAGCTGGCCGGCGCGCTCGACAAGGCGCTCACGCACACCCAGATGCTGCGCGTGTTTCGCGTCTTGCTGGCAGAAAATGTGTCACTGAAGGATATCGTGCCCATCGCCACCACCTTGCTCGACAGTTCGGAAACCACCAAGGACCCGATCCTGCTGGCGGCAGAAGTGCGCTGTGCGCTGCGGCGCCAGATCGTCAGCGGCCTGTTTGGCCAGAAGATGGAAATGCAGGCGTTTAACCTGGGTGGCGAGCTGGAAAACATGCTGCTCGGTTCGCTGAACCAGGCGCGCCAGTCGGGCAAGGTCACGCTGGATAATTACCCGATCGACCCGCATCTGCTGTCGCAGCTGCAGGTGAACATGCCGGTGGCGCGCGAGCAGATGAAGCAGCAGGCCACGCCGCCGCTGCTGCTGGTGCTGCCGCAGATCCGTCCGTTGCTGGCCCGCTACGCGCGCCTGTTCGCGCCTGGCCTGCATGTGCTGTCGTATAACGAAATCCCGGAGAACCGCGAGGTGAGCATTATCGGCACGGTGGGGTAA
- a CDS encoding flagellin encodes MLSLHTNNASLSAQNSIAKTQSQLSTSMTRLSTGYRINSAMDDAAGLQIATRLKAQTSGMTVAMSNTQNSTSMLQTAEGAFGEVTNMLVRMKDLATQAADASSNGQDKTAMQAEYDALGLELYNVMTNTTFGGQTLLGDGTAGKGTLSDAMTFQIGASSTEKMSINVSTDMGALNTKLIALSANNFKASTAGVGTELTAAGTANTTIDKLAAAIDNVGTVRSALGAAANRLDHINSNLSNIATNTKAATGRIMDVDFATESSNMTSSQMLLQAGTAMLKQSNSMSSMVMSLLQ; translated from the coding sequence ATGCTGAGCCTACACACCAACAACGCATCGCTGTCCGCACAGAACTCGATCGCCAAGACCCAATCGCAACTGTCGACCTCGATGACACGCTTGTCCACCGGCTACCGCATCAACTCAGCCATGGACGACGCCGCCGGCCTGCAGATCGCCACGCGCCTGAAAGCGCAGACCAGCGGCATGACCGTTGCCATGAGCAACACGCAAAACAGCACCTCGATGCTGCAAACGGCTGAAGGTGCGTTTGGCGAAGTCACTAACATGCTGGTACGGATGAAGGATCTGGCTACGCAAGCGGCCGATGCTTCGTCGAACGGCCAGGACAAAACCGCCATGCAAGCCGAATACGACGCGCTGGGCCTGGAACTGTACAACGTCATGACCAACACCACCTTTGGTGGCCAGACCCTGCTGGGCGACGGCACCGCCGGCAAGGGTACGCTGTCGGATGCGATGACCTTCCAGATCGGCGCAAGCTCGACGGAAAAAATGAGCATCAACGTATCCACTGACATGGGCGCGCTGAACACCAAGCTGATTGCGCTGTCGGCCAACAATTTCAAGGCCAGCACCGCAGGCGTGGGTACCGAACTGACTGCCGCCGGTACCGCCAATACCACCATCGACAAACTGGCAGCTGCCATCGACAACGTCGGCACCGTGCGTTCCGCCCTGGGCGCCGCCGCCAACCGTCTCGACCACATCAACAGCAACCTGTCGAACATCGCCACCAACACCAAAGCCGCTACCGGCCGCATCATGGACGTTGACTTCGCCACCGAAAGCTCGAACATGACATCGTCGCAAATGCTGCTGCAAGCCGGCACCGCGATGCTGAAACAAAGCAACAGCATGTCCTCGATGGTCATGTCCCTGCTGCAATAA
- a CDS encoding flagellar biosynthetic protein FliQ, whose protein sequence is MFTPEVAVDLIIEALHVVMLLVVILVVPGLLMGLLVALVQAATSINEQTMSFLPRLLVTLLALILAGRWMAGYLMDYCVSIFQRAATLVG, encoded by the coding sequence ATGTTTACCCCTGAAGTCGCCGTCGACCTGATCATCGAAGCGCTGCATGTCGTCATGCTGCTGGTGGTGATCCTGGTCGTGCCAGGTCTGCTCATGGGCCTGTTGGTTGCGCTGGTGCAGGCGGCCACCTCGATCAATGAACAGACCATGAGTTTCCTGCCGCGCCTGCTGGTCACCCTGTTGGCGTTGATCCTGGCCGGACGCTGGATGGCCGGTTACCTGATGGATTATTGCGTGTCCATTTTTCAGCGCGCGGCCACCCTGGTCGGATAG
- a CDS encoding flagellin translates to MLSIHTNIAALYAQRAMGWAHSQLSTSMQRLSTGFRINSAMDDAAGLQIATRLSAQVSGMTVAMRNTQNSTSMLQTAEGAFGEVTSMLVRMKDLATQAADASSNQTDRDAMQSEYDALGLELYNVMTNTTYGGSLLLGNGSLGKGTLSEAMTFQIGASSSETMKFDVSGKMGGLDTVLKAISANFAPGATAGSEIATNGGANSMIDQLAAALDQVGGVRSALGAAANRLGHVHNNLANMVTNTKAAIGRIMDVDYAAESANMVSAQMLLQASTAMLKQSQSMQKMILSLLQP, encoded by the coding sequence GTGCTGAGCATTCACACCAATATCGCCGCACTGTACGCACAACGCGCGATGGGATGGGCGCATAGCCAGTTATCCACATCGATGCAGCGCCTCTCCACCGGCTTTCGCATCAACTCGGCCATGGACGACGCAGCTGGCCTGCAAATCGCCACGCGCCTCAGTGCCCAGGTGAGCGGCATGACGGTGGCCATGCGCAATACGCAGAACAGTACCTCGATGCTGCAGACGGCCGAAGGCGCGTTTGGCGAAGTGACCAGCATGCTGGTACGCATGAAAGACCTGGCCACGCAGGCGGCCGACGCTTCCTCCAACCAGACAGACCGCGACGCCATGCAGTCCGAATACGATGCGCTGGGGCTGGAACTGTACAACGTCATGACGAATACCACCTACGGCGGCAGCCTGTTGCTGGGCAATGGTAGTCTTGGCAAGGGCACGCTGTCGGAGGCGATGACCTTCCAGATCGGCGCCAGCAGCAGCGAAACCATGAAGTTCGACGTGTCAGGCAAGATGGGCGGACTGGACACGGTTCTGAAAGCCATTTCGGCCAACTTTGCGCCAGGCGCCACGGCCGGCAGCGAAATCGCCACGAATGGCGGCGCCAACAGCATGATCGACCAGCTGGCGGCAGCGCTCGACCAGGTCGGCGGCGTGCGCTCGGCCCTGGGCGCGGCGGCCAACCGCCTCGGCCACGTGCACAACAACCTGGCCAACATGGTCACCAATACCAAGGCCGCCATCGGCCGCATCATGGATGTCGATTACGCGGCGGAAAGCGCCAACATGGTGTCAGCACAAATGTTGCTGCAGGCGAGCACGGCGATGCTCAAGCAAAGCCAGAGCATGCAGAAAATGATACTGTCGCTGTTGCAGCCATGA
- a CDS encoding flagellar biosynthetic protein FliR, with product MDQIFNQVLPFLLAVWWPFCRILAMLSASPVIGDAMVPVPVRVLLSLVLAILMLPVMQASGISQDLLKIDPFSLHAVVATLEQAIIGFVLGLAFHFAMSVMSVLGYLVSSQVGFSMAVMNDPLNGTSSDVITGMLTIMCMIVFFAIDGHLVLTGVIGASFTAWPVGQGYGPLLLQTVAYNVAWIFAAAMLLALPIVFSTMVVQLGFGFLNRVAPSLNLFSLGFSMITMFGLLMLVQIVRFIPEHYIAMTNRVLDMIAEQMRVAHGG from the coding sequence ATGGATCAGATTTTCAATCAGGTGCTGCCGTTTCTGCTGGCCGTGTGGTGGCCGTTCTGCCGCATCCTGGCCATGCTCAGCGCCTCGCCCGTCATCGGTGACGCCATGGTGCCCGTTCCCGTGCGAGTGTTGCTGTCGCTGGTGCTGGCGATCCTGATGCTGCCCGTGATGCAGGCGTCGGGCATCTCGCAGGACTTGTTGAAAATCGATCCATTTTCCCTGCACGCCGTCGTCGCCACCCTGGAGCAGGCCATCATCGGCTTCGTCCTCGGCCTGGCTTTCCACTTTGCCATGTCGGTCATGTCGGTGCTCGGCTACCTGGTGTCTAGCCAGGTGGGCTTTTCCATGGCCGTCATGAACGATCCGCTCAATGGCACCTCGTCGGACGTGATTACGGGGATGCTCACCATCATGTGCATGATCGTGTTTTTCGCCATCGACGGCCACCTCGTGCTGACGGGCGTGATCGGCGCCAGTTTTACTGCCTGGCCCGTGGGACAGGGCTACGGGCCCCTGTTGCTGCAGACGGTGGCCTACAACGTGGCGTGGATCTTTGCCGCCGCCATGCTGCTGGCCTTGCCCATCGTTTTTTCCACCATGGTGGTGCAGCTGGGCTTCGGCTTCCTGAACCGCGTGGCGCCGTCGCTGAACCTGTTTTCGCTTGGCTTTTCCATGATCACCATGTTCGGCCTGCTGATGCTGGTGCAGATCGTGCGCTTTATCCCGGAACACTATATAGCGATGACGAACCGCGTGCTCGACATGATCGCCGAACAGATGCGGGTGGCCCATGGCGGATAG